The sequence GGCAATCTGCATTCGGCCACCCGCGCGCTGGCTCGCACCGGTGCACAGGTCGAGGTGACGGCAGACCACAAGTTGGCTCTCGCGGCGGACGGCCTGGTGGTTCCCGGGGTTGGCGCTTTCGCCGCCTGCATGGACGGGCTTCGCGCGGTGCGCGGTGAGCGACTCATCGGCCAGCGCCTCGCCGGTGGCAGGCCGGTTCTCGGCATTTGCGTGGGCATGCAGATCATGTTCGAACGCGGAGTCGAATTCGGTGTGGAGGCGGAGGGCTGCGGTGAATGGCCGGGCACGGTCGAACGCCTTCAGGCCGCTGTCCTGCCGCACATGGGATGGAACACGGTCGAGGCGCCCGACGACAGCACCTTGTTCAAGGGAATCGATCCCGACACCCGGTTCTACTTCGTGCACTCCTACGCGGTGCAGAAGTGGGAGATGCCCACGCCGGAGCGGCTGGCACCGCCCGCACTGACGTGGGCGGATCACGGTGGGAAGTTCCTCGCGGCCGTCGAGAACGGTGCATTGTCCGCCACCCAGTTCCACCCGGAGAAATCCGGTGACGCGGGAGCGGAGTTGCTCCGGAACTGGGTGCGCAGCTTGTGACGCCATCACCCGGTGAGGGGAGCGGTGACCTGTCGATCGGCCGGCTCGCCGTGTGCGCACTGGGTGCGGCCACCGTGGTGCTGGTGCTCGCCACCACCGTCATTCTCGTCGTGAAGCCGGGGCCGGTCCTGGGCCTGGTCGTCGGACTTCTGGGAGTCGCGGGGGCGATCGCGTCCATGGGGTACGTGTCGAAGCGCATGACCCGCAACGCCTACGGTGACGATCCGCAGGACCCCGAGCCGGGTTCCGGGCGCTGAGCGACTAGGGTTGTCGCACGTGAGCCTGGTCCTTTTGCCTGCTGTAGATGTCGTCAACGGTGAAGCTGTTCGCCTCGTCCAGGGGGAGGCAGGGAGCGAGACCGGGTACGGCTCGCCTCGTGATGCCGCCCTTGCGTGGCAGAACGACGGTGCCGAGTGGGTGCACATCGTCGACCTCGACGCCGCATTCGGTCGCGGTTCGAATCGGGAACTCCTCGCCGACGTCGTGGGTGAGCTCGACATCCAGGTCGAACTGTCCGGGGGAATCCGCGACGACGAGTCGCTCGAGGCCGCTCTGGCCACCGGGTGCGGCCGTGTGAATCTCGGTACCGCCGCCATCGAGAATCCCGACTGGTGCGCCCGCGCGATCGCGAAGTACGGCGACAAGATCGCCGTCGGTCTCGATGTCAGGCTGATCGACGGTGAGTATCAGCTCCGTGGCCGCGGCTGGGTCACCGAGGGCGGAAACCTGTGGGAGACCCTCGCGCGTCTCGACCGGGACGGTTGCTCGCGCTACGTCGTCACCGATGTGAGCAAGGACGGCACCCTGACCGGCCCCAATCTCGAACTCCTCGCGCAGGTGTGTGCGGCCACCGACGCGCCCGTCGTGGCGTCGGGTGGTGTGTCCACCATCGACGATCTGACGGCGATCGCCGGACTCGTCGATCAGGGCGTCGAGGGCGCCATCGTCGGCAAGGCGCTCTACGCGGGACGTTTCACGCTCCCCGAGGCGCTCGCCGCGGTCTCGGGCTGATCCGGTCATGAGCCCGAACCGCGATCCTCAGGAACTGCTCGCCGTTGCCGGTGAGCTGCTCGACGGCGTCCACGACCGGTTCGTTGCCGGGGTGGGGTCGCCGAGTGCCGTGCACAAGGGACCCGACGACTTCGCGACTGCTCTCGACCTCGAACTCGAGAAACGGCTGACCGGAGAACTTCAGGATCGGACCGGCATCGCGGTTCACGGCGAGGAATTCGGTGGCCCCGATCTCGACGCAGGATTGGTGTGGGTTCTCGATCCCATCGACGGCACCTTCAACTACTCGGCAGGATTGCCGACGGCGGGCACACTTCTCGCCCTGCTCGACGACGGTGTCCCGGTCCTCGGTCTCACGTGGCTGCCGCTCGTCGGGCGACGGTACGCGGCCGTGGCGGACGGGCCGCTCCTCGAGGGCGGTCTGCCGCTGCCGCGTCTCACCGAGACGTCGCTGGCCTCGTCGATCGTGGGAATGGGCGCACTGAACATCGACAGCCGCGGACGTATCCCCGGGCCTTATCGGCTGCAGGTTCTCGCTCAGCTCAGCCGGGTGTCGTCGCGGATCCGGATCCACGGCTCCACCGGCGTCGACCTCGCCTTCACCGCGGCGGGAATACTCGGTGGCACGGTGGTGTTCGGCCACAATGCGTGGGACAACGCCGCCGGCGTGGCTCTGGTGCGGGCGGCGGGTGGCGTGGTCACGGATCTCGCAGGTCAGCCGTGGACGATCGCTTCAGATTCTGTGCTGGCCGGTGCCCCCGGAGTGCACGGTGAGATTCTCGACATTCTCGGATCGCTGGGTGACCCCCGCGCCGAGCTCTCGGAAGGGCTTACGTAATGACTCTGGCAGTGCGGGTTATCCCTTGCCTCGACGTCGATGCAGGACGCGTCGTCAAGGGCGTCAACTTCGAGAATCTGCGCGATGCAGGGGATCCGGTGGAGTTGGCGGCCGCCTACGACGCACAGGGTGCCGACGAGCTCACCTTCCTCGATGTCACAGCCTCGACCGCGGCCCGTGGCACCATGCTCGATGTCGTGAGCCGGACGGCGGAACAGGTCTTCATTCCGCTCACCGTCGGCGGCGGCGTCCGTACCGTCGAGGACGTCGACCGGTTGCTGCGTGCCGGTGCCGACAAGGTCAGCGTCAACACCGCGGCCATCGCCCGGCCCGAACTGCTTCGTGAACTGAGCGAGCGTTTCGGGTCCCAGTGCATCGTGCTGTCCGTGGATGCGCGCACGGTCCCGCAGGGTCAGCCGGACACCGCGTCCGGATGGGAAGTGACCACCCATGGCGGCAAGCGCGGAACCGGGATCGATGCGGTCGAGTGGGCGGTGCGCGGCGCCGAACTGGGTGTCGGCGAAATTCTGCTCAACTCCATGGACGCCGACGGGACGAAAGCGGGCTTCGACCTCCCGATGATCCGCGCCGTGCGGGCGGCCGTGCACGTGCCGGTGATCGCGAGCGGGGGAGCGGGTGCTGTGGAGCATTTCGCACCCGCCGTCGACGCGGGCGCCGACGCGGTACTGGCCGCAAGTGTCTTCCATTTCGGCGACATGACGATCGCCGAAGTGAAGACGTCCATGCGCGAAGAAGGGATCACCGTCCGATGAGTCTCGACCCCGCTATCGCCTCGCGGCTCAAGCGCAACGACGCTGGCCTGTTCAGCGCCGTCGCTCAGGAACGGTCGACGGGTGACGTCCTGATGGTGGCGTGGATGGATGACGAAGCACTCGCCCGCACCCTCGACACCCGCAAGGGCACCTACTACTCCCGTTCCCGCCAGCAGTACTGGGTGAAGGGGGAGACGTCCGGGCACACGCAGTACGTCCACGAGGTGCGGCTCGACTGCGACGGCGACACGGTGCTTCTGATCGTGGATCAGGAAGGCGCTGCATGTCATACGGGCACGCACACGTGCTTCGACACCGACGTTCTGCTCGCCGCGCCGTAGAAGTTCCGGACGCTCGGGCAGAACGTCCCGCATGCCCTCGGGCAGAACGTCCCGCATGCCCTCGGGCAGAATGCCCGCATGCCATTGATCCAGATCAGTCAGACAACCGGGCTCACCACCGAGCAGAAGCGCGCGACCATCGAAGCGGTCACCAAGGCGTACGCCGAGGCGACGGGTAAGGACCCGGCGAAGGTCTGGGTGACGATTGCGGACGTGCCGGCCGAGAACTGGGGTGTCGGCGGGTCGCCGCTGGGGTGAGGTGCGGTCGGGTCGCCGCTGGGGTGAGGTGCGGTCGGGTCGCCGCTGGGGTGAGGTGGACTCGGCGCGTCACGCTCTTCCGGTGCCGGCGGCGATGCCCTTGTCGAGTTGGGTGAGCATGGCGCTGCCGAGTTCGGAGAGCTGACGTACTTGGTCCGTGGAGAGGCCGTCGAAGACGAGTGCGCGGACGGATTCGACGTGGGGTGGTGCGGCCTCCACTACTTTGGCCATCCCTGCCTCGGTGAGGACGGCGTCGGAACCACGGCTTCCCCGGATGCTCTCTCGCCGGACCCAGCCGGCTTTTTCCATCTTGGTGATGACGTGGGACAGCCGCGACAGTGACGCGTTGGCCCTCTGCGCGAGCAAGGAGAGCTGAAGTCGGCGGTTATTTTCGCCGGACAGGGAGGCGAGGACGAAGTACTCGAAGTGGGTGAGCGCCGAGTCGCGCTGCAGCTGGGCGTCGAGGGCCGCGGGCAGGCGGGTGACGAGTGCGATGAGGGTGAGCCACGCCTGCTGCTGATCGGCGTCGAGCCAGCGTGTCTCCGTCTGCGTCGAGCTGTCCTCGTCGTACCCACCCATGAGTGGTGTCCTCCATTTCGTGCGCCGAACCGCTGTGCGACCTCTTCACCATAGGCAGCACGCCGCCTGCGGAACGGTACCCGGGAATAGTTGTCGGATCCGCGTGTTGACTCCTATACTAGCTTGAAGGTTCAACTTAGGGCCTTGCGAGTCGGACCTCGAGGAGTCACGATGACGAACGTCATGCCCGCACTGTTCCTGAGCCACGGAGCACCGCCGTTGGTCGACAGCGAACTGTGGGTGTCGCAACTGGCGAAGTGGGCCGGCGACCTGCCGCGGCCGAAAGCCATCCTCATGGTCTCGGCGCACTGGGAGTCCGCGCCGCTCACCATCGGATCGACCACCACAGGGACCCCCCTCGTCTACGACTTCGGCGGTTTTCCCGAACGTTTCTACCGGGCCACGTACGCCTCACCGGGTGCTCCGGATTTGGCCGCGCTGGTCGCGGCACTCATGCCCGACAACGAGACGGTGGCGCATCAACCGGATCGGGGCCTCGATCACGGCGCCTACGTGCCGCTCACGGTGATGTATCCGGACGCCGACATCCCCGTCCTGCAGATCTCCTTGCCGACGCTCGACCCCGAACGGCTGCTGCACCTCGGTGAGCGGCTGCGCCCACTGCGGGAGCAGGGAGTCCTGATCGTCGGCTCCGGGTTCACCACCCACGGGCTGCCGTTCCTGCGCGACCCCTCGCCTGAGGCGAAGGCCCCGGGATGGTCGGCGGAGTTCGACGCGTGGGCGAACGAGCGCCTGGCTGCAGGCGATGTCGACTCGCTCATCGGCTTCCGCGCACTCGCCCCGGGCATGCCCTATGCGCATCCGACGATCGAGCATTTCGCTCCGCTGTTCGTGACGCTCGGCGCCTCCAGCGACCCCGAGCAGATTCCCCGCCAAGTGATCGACGGGTTCTGGATGGGCTTGGCGAAGCGGTCTTTTCAAGTGGCCTGACGGGCACGGAGGAACGTCAGCGCGTGATCGCCGTGGGCATTCGCGCGAAACTCGCTCGAGATCACCTCGAGCACCGTGCGGTCGGTGTCGATGACGAACGTCGACCGTTTGACGGGTGCGAGTTTGCCGAGCAATCCGCGCCGGACACCGAACTTCTCGGCGACCGCGCCGTCGCGGTCCGACAGAAGTGGGTAGTCGAACGACTGCGCCTGCGCGAACGACGCCTGCTTGGCCACCGCATCGGTGCTGATCCCGGCGCGGGAAGCCCCGACGGCTGCGAACTCGTCGGCGAGGTCGCGAAAATGGCATGCCTCGGCGGTGCAGACCGGGGTGGACGCCGCCGGATAGAAGAACAGCACCAGCGGACCGTCCTCCAGAAGGCTCGACAGTGAACGTTCGTTGCCGTCCTGGTCGGGCAGGGTGAATTCCGGTGCAAGCTGACCTGGCTTCATGACAGCCGAGGCTACCCGCGCACGCAGACGCGCCGAACGCGCCTGGGATGATGGTTGACATGCACGGTGAGCCCACCACGATGTCCGCGCCCAAATCCGCCGCCACCTTGCCAGGTGGCGGATCCGACTCGACCACCACGCGCGAGCAGTTCCACGCTCTCGCCGCCGAGCATCGGGTCGTCCCGGTGACTCGTAAGGTGCTGGCGGACGCCGAAACTCCGCTGTCGGCGTACACGAAGCTGGCGGGAAACAGGCCCGGTACGTTCCTGCTGGAATCAGCGGAGAACGGTCGGTCGTGGTCACGATGGTCGTTCATCGGCGCAGGAAGTCCCGCCGCGTTGACCGTCGTCGACGGGGAGGCGGCCTGGTACGGAAACGTTCCGGCGGGAGCGCCGTCGGGTGGGGATCCCATCGCGGCGCTCGGTCAGACCCTCGAGCTCCTGCGGAGCGAAAGGCTGCCCGACCTGCCGCCGCTGACCGGCGGCATGGTGGGCTTCCTCGGCTACGACGCCGTGCGGCGCATCGAACGCATCGGTGAGCACGCCGTGGACGACCTGCAGATCCCAGAGATGGTCATGCTGCTCGCCACGGATCTGGCGGCTGTCGATCACCACGAGGGGGCCATCACCCTCATTGCCAACGCGGTGAACTGGGACGGCACGGACGAGCGGGTCGACGAGGCGTACGACAATGCCGTCGAGCGCCTCGACCGGATGACGGCCTCGCTGTCGGCGCCCGCGCCGTCCACGGTGTCCACGTTCGCCACACCCGCACCCGACTACCGCCGGCAGCGCACCACCGAGGGATTCGGTGCGGACGTACAGCGCCTGGTGGGGGAGATCGAGGCGGGCGAGGCGTTCCAGGTCGTGCTGTCGCAGCGTTTCGAAATCGATTGTGCCGCTGCGCCTATCGATGTGTACCGCATGCTACGCGCCTCGAATCCCAGCCCCTACATGTACCTCCTCAACGTTCCCGGTGGTGACGGCGAGACCGCGTTCTCGATCGTCGGTTCCAGCCCGGAAGCGCTGGTGACGGTCAAGGAGGGTGTTGCCACCACTCACCCGATCGCCGGCACCCGGTGGCGTGGTGCCACCGAGGAGGACGACATCCTCCTGGAGAAGGATCTCCTCGCCGACGAGAAGGAGAACGCCGAGCACCTCATGCTCGTCGATCTCGGCCGCAACGACCTCGGCCGCGTGTGTGAACCCGGCACGGTGAAAGTGCACGACTATCGGCACATCGAGCGGTACAGCCACGTGATGCACCTCGTCTCCACGGTGACGGGCCACCTCGCGGCCGGCAAACAGGCACTCGACGCCGTCACCGCCTGCTTCCCGGCCGGCACGCTGTCGGGCGCGCCGAAGGTGCGGGCCATGCAGTTGATCGAGGAACTCGAACCGACGAGGCGCGGAATCTACGGCGGCATCGTCGGATACCTCGACTTCGCCGGCGACGCCGACACCGCGATTTCCATCCGGACGGCGTTGATCAAGGACGGCATCGGGTACGTCCAGGCCGGTGCCGGTGTGGTGGCCGATTCGAATCCCGAATACGAGGACACGGAGGCGCGGAACAAGGCCATGGCCGTGCTCAGCGCCATCGCCGCGGCGCACACGATGAAGACCCTGGGAGGCGGCACGCAGTGACCGAAGGGACCGGAGCGGGAACCGAGACTCCAGGACGCCGCCGGTCGATTCTCGCGGTGCTCCTTCTCGCCGTCGCGGCGGTGTGCTTGTGGGGAGCATCCCGGATGACGTGGGTGGAGGTCACCTCCTCCGACGGACTCGGTGAGCAGCGCACAACGGTGCTCGACGGGGGCACCTGGGCGGCGGCGCTCACGCCGCTGGCCTTGACCCTTGTTGCCGCCATCGCCGCGTCCTTCGCCGTCAAGGGCTGGGCGCTCCGCGTTCTCGGCGTACTCGTGGCCGCCGTGGCCGTCGTAGCGGCCGTCCCGGCGGCAACTGTGCTCGTCTCCGGCGCACCGGACGAGCAGGCGGGGCGGCTGGCGGAATTGCCGGGCCGTGCGGTGATCGATTCCGTGTCGGTGAATCAGGGGCCCGCGGTGCTGGCTCTCGCCGGCGCTGTCGCCGCCCTCGCCGCCGCCGTCGAACTGGCCCGCCGTCCACGGGTACGCGCCGGGCTCTCCTCGAAGT comes from Rhodococcus oxybenzonivorans and encodes:
- the hisH gene encoding imidazole glycerol phosphate synthase subunit HisH, with product MTVPTIAVLDYGSGNLHSATRALARTGAQVEVTADHKLALAADGLVVPGVGAFAACMDGLRAVRGERLIGQRLAGGRPVLGICVGMQIMFERGVEFGVEAEGCGEWPGTVERLQAAVLPHMGWNTVEAPDDSTLFKGIDPDTRFYFVHSYAVQKWEMPTPERLAPPALTWADHGGKFLAAVENGALSATQFHPEKSGDAGAELLRNWVRSL
- the priA gene encoding bifunctional 1-(5-phosphoribosyl)-5-((5-phosphoribosylamino)methylideneamino)imidazole-4-carboxamide isomerase/phosphoribosylanthranilate isomerase PriA, translating into MSLVLLPAVDVVNGEAVRLVQGEAGSETGYGSPRDAALAWQNDGAEWVHIVDLDAAFGRGSNRELLADVVGELDIQVELSGGIRDDESLEAALATGCGRVNLGTAAIENPDWCARAIAKYGDKIAVGLDVRLIDGEYQLRGRGWVTEGGNLWETLARLDRDGCSRYVVTDVSKDGTLTGPNLELLAQVCAATDAPVVASGGVSTIDDLTAIAGLVDQGVEGAIVGKALYAGRFTLPEALAAVSG
- a CDS encoding inositol monophosphatase family protein; this encodes MSPNRDPQELLAVAGELLDGVHDRFVAGVGSPSAVHKGPDDFATALDLELEKRLTGELQDRTGIAVHGEEFGGPDLDAGLVWVLDPIDGTFNYSAGLPTAGTLLALLDDGVPVLGLTWLPLVGRRYAAVADGPLLEGGLPLPRLTETSLASSIVGMGALNIDSRGRIPGPYRLQVLAQLSRVSSRIRIHGSTGVDLAFTAAGILGGTVVFGHNAWDNAAGVALVRAAGGVVTDLAGQPWTIASDSVLAGAPGVHGEILDILGSLGDPRAELSEGLT
- the hisF gene encoding imidazole glycerol phosphate synthase subunit HisF — its product is MTLAVRVIPCLDVDAGRVVKGVNFENLRDAGDPVELAAAYDAQGADELTFLDVTASTAARGTMLDVVSRTAEQVFIPLTVGGGVRTVEDVDRLLRAGADKVSVNTAAIARPELLRELSERFGSQCIVLSVDARTVPQGQPDTASGWEVTTHGGKRGTGIDAVEWAVRGAELGVGEILLNSMDADGTKAGFDLPMIRAVRAAVHVPVIASGGAGAVEHFAPAVDAGADAVLAASVFHFGDMTIAEVKTSMREEGITVR
- the hisI gene encoding phosphoribosyl-AMP cyclohydrolase; amino-acid sequence: MSLDPAIASRLKRNDAGLFSAVAQERSTGDVLMVAWMDDEALARTLDTRKGTYYSRSRQQYWVKGETSGHTQYVHEVRLDCDGDTVLLIVDQEGAACHTGTHTCFDTDVLLAAP
- a CDS encoding tautomerase family protein; the protein is MPLIQISQTTGLTTEQKRATIEAVTKAYAEATGKDPAKVWVTIADVPAENWGVGGSPLG
- a CDS encoding MarR family winged helix-turn-helix transcriptional regulator; this encodes MGGYDEDSSTQTETRWLDADQQQAWLTLIALVTRLPAALDAQLQRDSALTHFEYFVLASLSGENNRRLQLSLLAQRANASLSRLSHVITKMEKAGWVRRESIRGSRGSDAVLTEAGMAKVVEAAPPHVESVRALVFDGLSTDQVRQLSELGSAMLTQLDKGIAAGTGRA
- a CDS encoding dioxygenase translates to MTNVMPALFLSHGAPPLVDSELWVSQLAKWAGDLPRPKAILMVSAHWESAPLTIGSTTTGTPLVYDFGGFPERFYRATYASPGAPDLAALVAALMPDNETVAHQPDRGLDHGAYVPLTVMYPDADIPVLQISLPTLDPERLLHLGERLRPLREQGVLIVGSGFTTHGLPFLRDPSPEAKAPGWSAEFDAWANERLAAGDVDSLIGFRALAPGMPYAHPTIEHFAPLFVTLGASSDPEQIPRQVIDGFWMGLAKRSFQVA
- a CDS encoding peroxiredoxin; translation: MKPGQLAPEFTLPDQDGNERSLSSLLEDGPLVLFFYPAASTPVCTAEACHFRDLADEFAAVGASRAGISTDAVAKQASFAQAQSFDYPLLSDRDGAVAEKFGVRRGLLGKLAPVKRSTFVIDTDRTVLEVISSEFRANAHGDHALTFLRARQAT
- a CDS encoding anthranilate synthase component I; protein product: MHGEPTTMSAPKSAATLPGGGSDSTTTREQFHALAAEHRVVPVTRKVLADAETPLSAYTKLAGNRPGTFLLESAENGRSWSRWSFIGAGSPAALTVVDGEAAWYGNVPAGAPSGGDPIAALGQTLELLRSERLPDLPPLTGGMVGFLGYDAVRRIERIGEHAVDDLQIPEMVMLLATDLAAVDHHEGAITLIANAVNWDGTDERVDEAYDNAVERLDRMTASLSAPAPSTVSTFATPAPDYRRQRTTEGFGADVQRLVGEIEAGEAFQVVLSQRFEIDCAAAPIDVYRMLRASNPSPYMYLLNVPGGDGETAFSIVGSSPEALVTVKEGVATTHPIAGTRWRGATEEDDILLEKDLLADEKENAEHLMLVDLGRNDLGRVCEPGTVKVHDYRHIERYSHVMHLVSTVTGHLAAGKQALDAVTACFPAGTLSGAPKVRAMQLIEELEPTRRGIYGGIVGYLDFAGDADTAISIRTALIKDGIGYVQAGAGVVADSNPEYEDTEARNKAMAVLSAIAAAHTMKTLGGGTQ
- a CDS encoding TIGR02234 family membrane protein, with product MTEGTGAGTETPGRRRSILAVLLLAVAAVCLWGASRMTWVEVTSSDGLGEQRTTVLDGGTWAAALTPLALTLVAAIAASFAVKGWALRVLGVLVAAVAVVAAVPAATVLVSGAPDEQAGRLAELPGRAVIDSVSVNQGPAVLALAGAVAALAAAVELARRPRVRAGLSSKYDSPAARRAAAQKTSADSADEPLTQRMLWDALDAGEDPTVDGSRADKKADDVDRLDGDSNEPGTRS